The following coding sequences are from one Lycium ferocissimum isolate CSIRO_LF1 chromosome 3, AGI_CSIRO_Lferr_CH_V1, whole genome shotgun sequence window:
- the LOC132049036 gene encoding LOW QUALITY PROTEIN: uncharacterized protein LOC132049036 (The sequence of the model RefSeq protein was modified relative to this genomic sequence to represent the inferred CDS: inserted 1 base in 1 codon): KHQMVRMQLSSSSVVCFSKLFKTILNMKHYSSVVLLFREMQKLGIPIDGFILNILINSYCLMHRADCAFSVLPIYLKNDISFDVVTFNTLLRGIFAENKVKDAVELFKKLVREKICEPDKVMYATVMNGLSKRGHTEKTLSLLRLMEQGSTKPNIYIYSIVIDAFCKDGNIDIAVNLLNEMKLKGIPSNIVTYSSLIDGLCKFGQWEKVKTLFSEMVNLNIYPDVRTFTMVIDGLCKEGKVENAEEVMRHMTDKGVEPNVFTYNAIMNGHCLCGHLARVRGVFDSMIDKNIEPNIISYNTLINGYCKEKRMDEAMQLFGEISQRGSKPDIITYNTILQGLFEVGRIGDAKKVYAEMLSAGYVPNLCTDHTFLNGYFKYGLVEEAMSLFNKLERKRENIDIVSYNIIINGLCKNGKLDKARAIFEKLSLIGLLPDTRTYNIMINGFCLEGLLDEASDMLRKMRDNGCLPNIVTYNVIVQGFLRCSKISEMATFMKEMVGRGFSFDATTIELLINVIKENPSVLDMIQELHSENKKFFITAKEMVSNAIVEAEKLAIKTLLGLSRQANWNYGFHINVRRKRVVVCLLSYSIVWSPVLFVRSLSFAGVVCKVDSWLVEITHTEKLCDSNSVCILLFFTLTKRFPFKRTGLSHPLKIIPPKKMRRISLRNATDSGSATAVIRPYSSCHTNTSISVKGKVELNINFEKVKCLDDVVTLFHQMVSMQPLPSIVDFSKLFKTILNMKHYPSVVLLFREXDCAFSVLPVYLKNGIPFDVVTFTALIRGLFAENKVKNAVELFKKLVREKICEPDEVVYATVMNGLSKRGHTQKTLSLLRLMGQGNTKPNIYTYNIVIDAFCKDGNLDSSINLLNEMKEKGIPPNVVTYSLLIDGLCKLGQWEKVKTLFSEMVNLNIYPNVCTFNIVIDGLCKEGKVEDAEEVMRDMIEKGVEPEKGVEPDIITYDAIMDGHCLCGQLDRVRRVFDSMIGKNIEPTIINYNILINGHCKEKIMDEAMQLFRGISQKGSKPNIVGYTTILQGLFEVGRIGDAKEFFAKMLSTGSVPDLYTHGILLNGYFKYELVEEAMSLFHKLERKRENTNIIFYNIIISGLCKNGKVDEARAILEKLSSIGLLLDVRAYTVMINGFCLEGLLDEAKDMLRRMEDNSCFPNNVTHNVIVQGFLRWSKISEMASFMKEMDGRGFSFAATTAELLVKAISENPSVKP; encoded by the exons AAACATCAAATGGTCAGAATGCAGCTCTCTTCATCTTCTGTTGTATGCTTCTCTAAATTATTTAAAACTATCCTAAATATGAAGCATTATTCTTCTGTTGTTTTGCTTTTTCGAGAAATGCAGAAATTGGGTATCCCAATTGATGGATTCatcttgaatattttgattAACAGTTATTGTCTGATGCATCGTGCTGATTGTGCATTTTCGGTCTTACCCATTTACTTGAAGAATGACATTTCGTTTGATGTTGTCACCTTTAACACCCTATTAAGGGGAATCTTTGCCGAAAATAAGGTCAAAGATGCAGTTGAATTGTTCAAAAAATTGGTGAGAGAGAAGATTTGTGAGCCTGACAAAGTCATGTATGCAACAGTCATGAATGGGCTTAGTAAAAGGGGTCATACGGAGAAGACTTTAAGTTTGCTCCGGTTAATGGAACAAGGAAGTACTAAGcccaacatatatatttatagcaTTGTTATAGATGCTTTTTGCAAAGATGGAAACATAGATATTGCTGTGAACCTTTTGAACGAGATGAAGCTGAAAGGCATTCCTTCAAACATAGTCACATATAGTTCATTGATTGATGGTTTGTGTAAGTTTGGTCAGTGGGAAAAAGTTAAGACTTTGTTCTCTGAGATGGTGAACCTTAATATTTATCCAGATGTGCGCACCTTCACCATGGTGATTGATGGACTATGCAAAGAAGGAAAAGTCGAAAATGCAGAGGAAGTAATGAGACACATGACCGATAAAGGTGTAGAGCCTAATGTGTTCACCTATAATGCCATAATGAATGGACATTGTTTGTGTGGTCACCTGGCTAGAGTGAGGGGAGTTTTTGATTCCATGATAGATAAGAACATTGAACCTAACATTATTAGCTATAACACACTAATAAATGGATACTGCAAGGAAAAGAGAATGGATGAGGCCATGCAATTGTTTGGTGAAATTTCTCAAAGGGGATCAAAACCTGATATCATTACCTACAATACTATCTTGCAAGGGTTAtttgaagttggaagaattggagATGCGAAAAAAGTTTATGCCGAAATGCTTTCTGCAGGTTACGTACCTAATTTATGCACTGATCACACTTTTCTCAATGGTTATTTTAAGTACGGACTTGTTGAAGAAGCTATGTCGCTCTTtaataagttggaaagaaagagagaaaatattgaTATAGTATCTTACAATATAATCATTAATGGCTTGTGCAAAAATGGTAAACTCGACAAAGCTCGTGCCATATTTGAGAAGCTTTCTTTAATTGGATTGCTTCCGGATAcaagaacatataatataatgatAAATGGATTTTGTCTTGAAGGGTTGTTAGATGAAGCAAGTGATATGTTAAGAAAAATGAGGGACAACGGTTGTTTGCCGAACATTGTCACTTACAATGTTATTGTGCAAGGTTTTCTCAGGTGTAGCAAAATTAGTGAAATGGCAACATTCATGAAGGAAATGGTTGGAAGGGGCTTCTCATTTGACGCAACTACAATAGAGTTATTAATAAACGTTATAAAGGAGAATCCTTCCGTCCTTGACATGATACAAGAGCTTCACTCGGAAAATAAGAAG TTTTTTATTACTGCAAAAGAAATGGTTTCCAATGCAATTGTGGAAGCTGAAAAACTGGCAATTAAAACGTTGCTTGGGCTTTCCAGACAG GCAAATTGGAATTATGGGTTTCATATTAACGTTAGGAGGAAGAGAGTAGTTGTATGTTTGTTGTCATACAGCATTGTCTGGAGTCCTGTATTGTTTGTACGAT CTTTATCTTTTGCAGGTGTGGTTTGCAAAGTGGATTCCTGGCTTGTTGAGATTACTCATACTGAAAAACTGTGTGACAGCAACTCAGTTTGTATCCTGTTATTTTTCACACTTACGAAAAG ATTTCCCTTCAAACGCACTGGTCTTTCACATCCACTAAAAATTATCCCACCAAAGAAGATGAGGAGAATTTCTCTGCGCAATGCTACCGATTCTGGTTCGGCAACAGCAGTTATTAGACCTTATTCTTCATGCCATACTAATACATCCATTTCAGTTAAGGGTAAAGTTGAGTTAAACATCAATTTTGAGAAGGTCAAGTGTTTAGATGATGTTGTCACTCTCTTCCATCAAATGGTCAGCATGCAGCCTCTTCCTTCTATTGTCGACTTCTCTAAATTATTTAAGACTATCCTAAATATGAAGCATTATCCTTCTGTTGTTTTGCTTTTTCGAG ATGATTGTGCATTTTCGGTGTTGCCCGTTTATTTGAAGAATGGCATTCCATTTGATGTTGTCACTTTTACCGCTCTAATAAGGGGACTCTTTGCtgaaaataaggtaaaaaatGCAGTTGAATTGTTCAAAAAATTGGTGAGAGAGAAGATTTGTGAGCCCGACGAAGTCGTGTATGCAACCGTCATGAATGGGCTTAGTAAAAGGGGCCATACTCAGAAAACGTTAAGTTTGCTCCGGTTAATGGGACAAGGGAACACTAAGcccaacatatatacgtacaaCATTGTCATAGATGCCTTTTGCAAAGATGGAAACTTAGATAGTTCTATCAACCTTTTGAACGAGATGAAGGAGAAAGGCATACCTCCTAATGTAGTCACCTACAGTTTATTGATTGATGGTTTGTGTAAGCTTGGTCAATGGGAAAAAGTTAAGACTTTGTTCTCTGAGATGGTGAACCTTAATATTTATCCAAATGTGTGCACCTTCAACATAGTGATTGACGGACTATgtaaagaaggaaaagttgaaGATGCCGAGGAAGTAATGAGAGACATGATTGAAAAGGGTGTAGAGCCTGAAAAAGGTGTAGAGCCTGATATAATCACCTACGATGCGATAATGGATGGACATTGTTTGTGTGGTCAATTGGATAGAGTGAGGAGAGTTTTTGATTCCATGATAGGCAAAAACATTGAACCTACCATTATTAACTATAACATATTAATAAATGGACATTGCAAGGAAAAGATAATGGATGAGGCCATGCAATTGTTTCGTGGAATTTCTCAAAAGGGATCAAAACCTAATATTGTTGGCTACACTACTATCTTGCAAGGTCTATTTGAAGTTGGAAGAATAGGAGATGCAAAAGAATTCTTTGCTAAGATGCTATCTACAGGGTCGGTACCTGATTTATACACTCACGGCATTTTGCTCAATGGTTATTTTAAGTACGAACTTGTTGAAGAAGCTATGTCACTCTTtcataagttggaaagaaagagagaaaatactaatattatattttacaatATTATCATTAGTGGTTTGTGCAAAAATGGTAAAGTCGACGAAGCTCGTGCTATTCTTGAGAAGCTTTCTTCAATTGGATTGCTTCTGGATGTGAGAGCATACACTGTAATGATAAATGGATTTTGTCTTGAAGGGTTGTTAGATGAAGCTAAAGACATGCTAAGAAGAATGGAAGACAACAGTTGTTTTCCAAACAATGTCACTCACAATGTTATTGTGCAAGGATTTCTGAGGTGGAGCAAAATTAGTGAAATGGCATCTTTCATGAAGGAAATGGATGGAAGGGGCTTCTCATTTGCTGCAACTACAGCTGAGTTACTAGTAAAGGCTATAAGTGAGAATCCTTCTGTCAAGCCTTGA